The Paludisphaera rhizosphaerae genome contains the following window.
GAGCGACAGCGGATTCTGCGACATGTCGAACCGCTCCTTCGGGATGATCAAACTCGAGTTCATGGTCTCGCTGGGCAGAAACTGCGCGGCGGTGTTTTCGATCGATATCAACGCCTGGGCCGTGGATTCCGGGTCTGAGTAGCTCGACGGGTTGACGGTGACCACACCCGGAGTGCCGTCAGGACCTCCGGAGAGGATCAGCGGCTTGGTGAAGAACGCTCGGCGATATCCGAAACTGGCGGAGTTGGCGCGGTCCCAGTATTTCGAGACGGTGGGGTCGGGGACGTAATACTCCATCGGCTCGGTTAGCCGATGGAAGAACCACTCGAAGGCCGCAACGCCGCCGCTGCTGTACGTCGGCGCTCCCTTCGCACCGATCGATCCCGCCAGAAGCGGCGGGTATCCCTGATTCTGCGTCGAGAGCCAGAATGCGGGAGCCGTGAGGCTCTGATTGGGGTCCAGAGGGTTCTGCTCGCGGGTCTCGAAGGTCGAATCAAAAGGCCGGAGGAAGACGAGCGGGGCGGATGTGTTGGTGAGGTCGGGGCCGATCCGCTGGCCGCGCTGGGTGTCGGAGTGATAGAGGGTCGGCCAGCGGTAGAACTGAAGCGGCTTGCCCCAGGCGTCGACGAACTCAGGGAGGCCGTCGCCGTCGGTGTCCTTGACCTCGCGGTCGCTGAAGTCGTCGGCGTTGAAGATCGATCCCAGCAGCCCCTGCCCCTCGACGAGCAGAGCATAGAGCATCTCGGAACGGGCGGTGTCGTGTGTATGACTGCCGAGCCGAACGAGGACGTCGGCGGAGTTGGTCGAGTCCACCCCCTCGCTCCACTCGTCGATCAGGCCGTTGCCGTTGTTGTCGACCATGTCATAGCCGGTCGGCAGGTAGCCGAGATTCTTGTACAGCCCGGCCGCAACCGAATAAGACGCGCCATAGATGCCCCGGCCGGCGTGGCCCAACTCCGGCGCCGAGGAGAAAAACATCACGGCCCCCGTCACCGTGTTGGTGTAGTAGTGGCTGTCTCCATAGCCGGTGCGCCAGCCGGCCAGGTTTTCGTTGTCACGCGGCCCCAGAACCATGTGACCCAGGGGGAGGATGTAGTTGGCGTGAACTGTCGCGAGCGGCCCCGACAGGCCGGCGGCCGCCTCCGTCGGCGTCCCCAGGATGTAATGCGCGGCGAAGTTGAACGGGTAATCCGTGGCGTTCGGCGTCGACGAGAGCCCCGCCTGGACGAAGAAAACGTCGGGCATCTCGCTTTTGAGATAGTCCGCGAGAGCGAACGCCTGGGACCGCGCCAGCGTCTTGCACAGCGGGTCAGGTTGACCGTTCGCCTGGTTGACGGCCGGCGGGGCCATCAGCGGGTAGCCGTCGACGTCGCTCCCGCCCGGATAGTAACCTCCGAGATAGGCGTGGGTGTAGTTGGGGAGCGGCTTCATCTGCATGAGCGCGTCGAGACGGTCGTTGAGCCCCCCCTCAAGCTTGAGGATGAGCGCCTGGGTGGCCCGCATCTCCGCCTGACGGACCGCATCGGCCTGAGCGACCAGGATGAGCGAAATCAGAATCCCGATGATCGTCATCACGACCAGCAGCTCGATGAGCGTGAACCCGCGTCGACGCGCCGCGAGACGTCCTACGTCGGGAGTCGGGATGGGAGGGGTGGGGGTCATATTCGCATCCGTCTCTTCGAGCGTCGCAACGGGCCCGGGACGATCCCGGGCCGCCTGAGGAGCCCTGGCGCGGTCACGGTCAGTCGAGTCGGCCGCCGCGGAAGTTGGTCAGATTGTCCTGTTCCCGCTGGCGGACCCTGGCGTCCGTCGAGTTGGTCGTCGTCGAGCTATAGGGGAGAACGCCGGCCGCCGCGTTGGGGTTGAACTGACCCCCAGGCCCGTAGAGTCCGTCCACCCCCGAGGAGATGAGCTGATACGTCTGTGGGTTGACGAAGTTGACGACGGCCGCCGTCGTGGTCGTGCTGCAATAGGGATTCGGAGCCGGAGAGGCGGCGAACTGGGCGACGGTCCCATTGGACGTCTTCACCGGGAAACGCACATTGAAACTGGTCAGGATCGGCGACAACGGCGGAAACGCCTCGTCGGCCTCGCTGGCGAAGTTGACGTCGTTGGGATCGTAGGCGTTGTTGCCGTAGGCGCTGAAGTAGGCGATGAAGTTGATCTGACCGTTGCCGAGCGTGGTCGAGCCCAGAGTATCGATGTAACCGGGGATTCCGATCACGTTGCTCGGGTCGTTGATCGT
Protein-coding sequences here:
- a CDS encoding type II secretion system protein, whose amino-acid sequence is MTPTPPIPTPDVGRLAARRRGFTLIELLVVMTIIGILISLILVAQADAVRQAEMRATQALILKLEGGLNDRLDALMQMKPLPNYTHAYLGGYYPGGSDVDGYPLMAPPAVNQANGQPDPLCKTLARSQAFALADYLKSEMPDVFFVQAGLSSTPNATDYPFNFAAHYILGTPTEAAAGLSGPLATVHANYILPLGHMVLGPRDNENLAGWRTGYGDSHYYTNTVTGAVMFFSSAPELGHAGRGIYGASYSVAAGLYKNLGYLPTGYDMVDNNGNGLIDEWSEGVDSTNSADVLVRLGSHTHDTARSEMLYALLVEGQGLLGSIFNADDFSDREVKDTDGDGLPEFVDAWGKPLQFYRWPTLYHSDTQRGQRIGPDLTNTSAPLVFLRPFDSTFETREQNPLDPNQSLTAPAFWLSTQNQGYPPLLAGSIGAKGAPTYSSGGVAAFEWFFHRLTEPMEYYVPDPTVSKYWDRANSASFGYRRAFFTKPLILSGGPDGTPGVVTVNPSSYSDPESTAQALISIENTAAQFLPSETMNSSLIIPKERFDMSQNPLSLQLWDSGQDDISNHTVTAAAGSGG